From one Streptomyces sp. R41 genomic stretch:
- a CDS encoding collagenase has product MRYRFALPRCVVGSLAAAVTIAGLLATPAFAAPPSPADTNPVSGSRSTTPPAPPTGSTLGALDRAVQARRVTPAQLPPLRAATPPHDPAATAGPKASPSTASCTPADFGSRTGSALVAFVKASTMDCVNSLFAVTGTDAHKIFREAQMTTIAKAFTGAARRYGGDNSAHVWQLVLFVRAGYYVQFYNPSDVGPYGAALSTATAAGLDAFFARPHSRDVTSANGDILGDVIILTDSADLQDRYLKVYRRVLGGYNSSYDGITSMVAAVNDVYTPLWRGNWNTAYVNAVTADPGIIDTLNAFALNHMNLLGTARAYLDSNAGMNLARYVEHPALQARVRPLANGLLNAAEITGPTAQLWVAVATQVDYYDKAGCSYYNVCDLTGQLTRAALPITRVCDATHTIRAQALTAADLDATCAGVLAQDPYFHRLVKDEGPIPGQYESTIQLVVFAGRADYQTYAGAIFGVSTDNGGITLVGDPADPHNHPLSIMYQKDYDDGFVARIWNLNHEYTHYLDARDDMKGDFTQQTSVPDVWWIEGLAEYISYSYRGITDDQAVTEAGRHTYTLSTLFQNTYANSDVTRTYPWGYLAVRYMFEKHPADIQRMLAHFRVGDYTGGYAVYNSDIGTRYDADFDDWLTTCAAGACAEPGAGGGR; this is encoded by the coding sequence ATGCGCTACCGCTTCGCCCTGCCCAGATGCGTGGTCGGATCTCTCGCTGCCGCAGTCACCATTGCCGGCCTGCTGGCGACGCCGGCGTTCGCCGCGCCCCCGTCACCGGCTGACACCAACCCCGTCTCCGGATCCCGAAGCACGACGCCGCCCGCGCCACCGACCGGCTCGACCCTCGGCGCCTTGGACCGGGCCGTGCAAGCCCGAAGGGTGACTCCCGCCCAACTCCCGCCCCTCAGGGCGGCGACGCCCCCGCATGACCCGGCCGCCACGGCCGGACCGAAAGCCTCGCCGAGCACGGCCTCCTGCACTCCGGCCGACTTCGGCAGCCGGACCGGATCCGCACTCGTTGCATTCGTCAAGGCCTCGACCATGGACTGCGTCAACAGCCTGTTCGCCGTCACCGGTACCGACGCGCACAAGATCTTTCGCGAGGCACAGATGACCACCATCGCGAAAGCCTTCACGGGCGCGGCGAGGAGGTACGGCGGCGACAACTCGGCCCACGTGTGGCAACTCGTGCTGTTCGTGCGCGCCGGCTACTACGTGCAGTTCTACAACCCGTCAGACGTCGGCCCCTACGGCGCGGCCCTGAGCACAGCCACGGCAGCCGGCCTGGACGCCTTCTTCGCCCGCCCACATTCACGGGACGTCACCTCCGCGAACGGCGACATCCTCGGTGACGTCATCATTCTCACCGACAGTGCCGACCTGCAGGACCGTTACCTGAAGGTCTACCGGCGGGTGCTGGGCGGATACAACAGTTCCTACGACGGCATCACCAGCATGGTGGCAGCCGTCAACGACGTCTACACCCCTCTCTGGCGCGGCAACTGGAACACCGCCTACGTCAACGCGGTCACGGCCGACCCGGGCATCATCGACACCCTCAACGCGTTCGCACTCAACCACATGAACCTGCTGGGGACCGCTCGTGCCTATCTGGACTCCAACGCCGGAATGAACCTCGCCCGCTATGTCGAGCACCCCGCGCTGCAGGCCAGGGTCCGGCCGCTGGCCAACGGCCTGTTGAACGCCGCGGAGATCACCGGCCCCACAGCCCAGCTGTGGGTCGCGGTCGCGACCCAAGTGGACTACTACGACAAGGCCGGCTGCTCGTACTACAACGTCTGTGACCTGACCGGCCAGTTGACGAGAGCGGCACTGCCGATCACCCGCGTCTGCGACGCGACGCACACCATCCGGGCTCAGGCACTGACCGCCGCCGACCTCGACGCGACATGCGCCGGCGTACTGGCCCAGGACCCGTACTTCCACCGCCTCGTCAAGGACGAGGGCCCTATACCCGGCCAGTACGAATCAACCATCCAGCTCGTCGTGTTCGCCGGCCGCGCCGACTACCAGACCTACGCCGGGGCGATCTTCGGCGTCAGCACGGACAACGGCGGCATAACCCTCGTGGGAGATCCGGCCGACCCCCACAACCACCCCCTTTCGATCATGTACCAGAAGGACTACGACGACGGCTTCGTGGCCCGGATCTGGAACCTCAACCACGAGTACACGCACTACCTCGATGCCCGCGATGACATGAAGGGCGACTTCACCCAGCAGACCTCCGTCCCCGATGTCTGGTGGATCGAGGGTCTGGCCGAATACATCTCCTACAGCTACCGCGGCATCACCGACGACCAGGCCGTCACCGAGGCGGGCAGGCACACCTACACACTGAGCACGCTGTTCCAGAACACCTACGCCAACAGCGACGTGACCCGCACCTACCCCTGGGGCTACCTCGCGGTCCGCTACATGTTCGAGAAGCACCCGGCGGACATCCAACGCATGCTCGCCCACTTCCGAGTCGGCGACTACACGGGCGGTTACGCCGTCTACAACTCCGACATCGGCACCCGCTACGACGCCGACTTCGACGACTGGCTCACCACGTGCGCCGCAGGCGCCTGCGCCGAGCCGGGCGCAGGCGGCGGCCGCTGA
- a CDS encoding LysR family transcriptional regulator codes for MELELRHLRVLCAIADAGSLGRAASELGYSQPAVSTQLQRIERFFGKSLFERGVSGVRLTPYGAEVLVQARDVLARAEAIGLRPVGGAARMRRILRVAATNSPVLSGMVVRVRSRLPDVSLTVSSVYASSRIVELLEGGEVDVAIAADYPGMELRHSAAVAHRGIVTEPTFVALPARHRLRHRPQVALADLADDAWFVTPDDGAGWPGVFYAACEAAGFSPVAVHEFLGDQVQLQNMIADGLGVSLVQATLRPTPDVLIKPLIGTPLWCRYVLAWRRDRVADEVSETLFVSATAAYRELIAQSPHLRAWASRTWSVAGP; via the coding sequence ATGGAGCTGGAGCTTCGGCATCTGCGCGTGCTGTGCGCGATCGCTGATGCGGGGAGCCTCGGCCGGGCCGCGTCGGAGCTCGGGTACTCGCAACCGGCCGTGAGCACGCAGCTTCAACGGATCGAACGCTTCTTTGGTAAATCGCTGTTCGAGCGCGGGGTGTCCGGTGTGAGGCTGACGCCATACGGAGCGGAGGTCCTGGTTCAGGCACGGGACGTCCTCGCACGCGCGGAGGCGATCGGGCTCCGTCCAGTCGGGGGCGCGGCGAGAATGCGCCGGATCCTGCGCGTGGCCGCGACCAACTCACCGGTTCTGTCGGGCATGGTGGTCCGGGTCCGAAGTCGGCTGCCCGATGTGTCGCTGACCGTGAGCAGCGTGTACGCGTCCTCTCGGATTGTCGAACTCCTGGAGGGGGGAGAGGTGGATGTGGCGATCGCCGCGGACTATCCCGGAATGGAATTACGCCACTCCGCCGCAGTGGCACATCGCGGGATCGTCACCGAGCCGACGTTTGTGGCCCTGCCGGCTCGTCACCGGCTCAGGCATCGCCCTCAGGTGGCGCTCGCCGATCTGGCGGACGATGCGTGGTTCGTGACACCTGACGACGGGGCCGGCTGGCCGGGAGTCTTCTATGCCGCGTGTGAGGCGGCCGGCTTCTCGCCGGTGGCGGTGCACGAATTCCTCGGCGACCAAGTGCAGTTGCAGAACATGATTGCCGACGGCCTCGGGGTGTCCTTGGTGCAGGCGACGCTCAGGCCGACCCCGGACGTGTTGATCAAACCGCTGATCGGCACACCGCTGTGGTGCCGCTACGTGCTGGCCTGGCGGCGTGACAGGGTTGCCGACGAAGTATCCGAGACGCTCTTCGTCTCCGCCACTGCGGCGTACCGCGAACTCATCGCGCAATCGCCGCACTTGAGGGCGTGGGCCTCGCGGACGTGGAGCGTGGCCGGGCCTTAG